TGTGAAAAATTACGATACAATGAGCGCAATTGACACATGAAAGCTAAAAAAAATGAGCGTAGTTATGACGTTTGACGCGTTAGCGGCGGGTTGAGAGGTTGCGAGAGGCTGGGTTTCAGGAGAGCCAAGCTAAAGGCGTAAGCGCGGTATTAAAGGAGGCGCTTGGCGTAGCGTCCGAAGGTTTAGCCACGAAGCAGGATTTAAGAGAGTTAAAAGTCGAACTGAAAACTGAGATCGCCGCGCTAGATAATAAGCTGTCGCTGGAAATCTCCGAGCTAAGAGGAGAAATAAAGTCGGTCAGGGCGGAGTTAGGCGCGATGAAATGGCTAATCGGGACTGTTTTGTTAGGCGTGTTAACTATCGTCGCAAAACTCTTTTTAGCGTAGCGCGTATCTTTAGCGGCGCAAGACGCGCCAAAAACGCTTTGATTGTTTTATGCGAGCCTTAGTTATGGTTGGCGGTTTGTAGCGCTTGCGGCGATCGCGGCGCAAAAAGGATCGCCGTTTTGTTAGAAGCGGCGCTTTTGGCGCAAAGCCGCCCAATATTTCCTAACGCCTCTTTATAGC
This region of Helicobacteraceae bacterium genomic DNA includes:
- a CDS encoding CCDC90 family protein gives rise to the protein MREAGFQESQAKGVSAVLKEALGVASEGLATKQDLRELKVELKTEIAALDNKLSLEISELRGEIKSVRAELGAMKWLIGTVLLGVLTIVAKLFLA